CGTAGGGCGGCTGATTGTGGGTTGTAGTCGCAGAAGTGTGGCAGAACTGGGTTTGCCCATAACTATGCTTGTCCGGGGCATGAACATTGCGATTCCCCTGGCGCTGCGACAGGGAGAGTCATACAGACAGGTGGATCGTTTGCGGTCCACGCTGGATATTGCATCACGCCTGTCCGTGAACGAGGAAACAGCGCCGCTGCTGGAACTTATCGCGGCAGAGGCAGCCCGACTGCTGGATTGTGATCGCAGCAGTATCTTTCTGTGGGATCGGGAAAGAGATGAGGTTGAGGCTCGACCGGCTCTCGGAGTCCCTGGTTCCTCTCTTCGGGTTCCGGCCAGCGAAGGAATCGTGGGCGAGACATTGAGAACGGGATCTGCAGTAACCGTCAATGACGCTTATGCTGATCCTCGTTTCAATCAGGCGGTGGATCGTGATAGCGGCTATCGCACTCGCAATCTTGTCTGTGTGCCCCTGAAGGACTCCGACGGCACAATCGTAGGAGCGTTTGAGGGAATTAACCGAAATCATGCCCTCGATTTTACGTCGGAAGACGTTGAATGTCTGCAGCAACTCGGTACTCAGGCCGCTGTTGCACTGCGCAACCTGCGGGAACGCAGTCTTCTTCATCGGAGTCGGGACCAGTTGGCAGAGCGGGTGACAAGCGCCGTTGAGATCATTGGCGAAAGTTCTGCCATTAGTGCACTTCGGGATACGATTCGTCGACTGGCGTCGACCGACCTTCCGGTATTGATTTTAGGTGAAAGTGGAACCGGAAAGGAGGTTGCGGCGCAGAGTCTGCACTATCAGGGAGATCGGGCTCTGTCTCCGTTTGTTGCGGTAAACTGTGCTGCTCTCACAGAGAGCCTGCTGGAAAGTGAACTGTTTGGACATGAACAGGGGGCGTTTACAGATGCTCGGGATACCCGAAAGGGTAAATTCGAACTCGCCGATGGAGGAACACTTTTTCTGGACGAAATTGGAGACATGAGTCCCGGTGGTCAGGCCAAACTTCTCAGAGTGCTTGAACAAAAACTGATCACACGCGTCGGTGGATCTCAGGCCATACCGATTGACGTCCGCATCATCGCGGCCACAAACGCGAATCTGCCAGAATCTGTGCGGGAAAAACGCTTTCGTGAGGACCTGTATTATCGATTGAGTGTGGTCACGCTGGACCTGCCGGCTCTGCGCGACCGACCTGAGGATATTCTCCCGCTTGCGGAATATTTCATTGCCGGGTTTTCCGCTCAGGCCAGACGGGCTGATCTTCAGTTTACCAACGAAGCCCGTCGTCGTTTGCAGACTCATCAGTGGCCGGGAAACATTCGTGAACTGCGAAATCTCATGGAACGTGTTGCTTTTCTGTGTCCGAACGACAAAGTGGATGTTGATGATCTGGCTTTCATTCTCAGTCCGGAAGACGAAACCGGAAAACTTCCGTCACTGGAACTGGGTCTCGAGAAGGCCACACGTGCATTTCAGAGAGATTTCATCAGACGCAGTATTCACCAGGTGAAGGAGAACATGACGGAGGCCGCCAAACTGCTGGGTCTGCATCGCTCGAATCTTTACCGAAAGATGAAACAACTGGGCATGTCTGAAGTGGACGGTGAGGAGTAATGTCTGTGGGGGCACTGCCAGATCAAACTCAGCGATCTTCCCGGGAACCTGGCGTCATTGCACAGTGGAGATCGAATCAACCGGGATTTTTTGGATTGGTTCTGAGCTTCATCCAGCTTCTGATGCACGGACTTTGGCTGGGGATTACTGAAAGTGCTGTCGGCCGTCGCGTATTCAGCGATGTGGCATCCAGTCCCGGGCAGCGCTGGCTGATCGTAGGACTGCTGATTATCAGTTGTGTCGCAACTCTCTCGGCACTGTTTTTTTCCATCTACGGCAGTGTCAGCGCTGAACCTAAAACTCCCGCCATTGTGGGGTTGATCCTGTCATTTTTCACCGGTGCGTTTCTGACCTTCGTGTTCCTGCTCACAGCCCTGGCCGCTGGAGCTCAGCAGTGAACAGTTCCACGCGTCCGCCGGATGCGAACGTCAGTGTCCGAACGGCTGCTGAAACGGCCGGCAACACAGTTGCTACGATCGGTTTAATTCTCACATTGCTGGCCGGACTGTTGTGTGCGCTGTTGTTCGTGGCCGCGACTCAGCTTCCGGAGCAGAATGATTCATCAAGGTTATCTGAGGGAATGCCTGGAGATGTCCGGTCAGGCGGCGGCAGCGGTCAGGATTTGCGGTCAACTGAGGTTCCTGAATTCAATCCGGAAATGGACGAACAGTTAGCGGTGCATGCGGAACTCACCAGGGCAGCGCTTGAAGGGCAACGTTTTCAGGTGTTGCTGCTGGGAATTGCGACATTCGTACTGAATCTCACGGGACTGGTGTTGTGTGTGATCGGTTTGTTTGTTCCAAATCGACCGAAGACTGTCGCGATATGCGGGACCGTCCTTTCGGTGCTTCTTTTTGCGGGCGTCTTTGGCGTGATCGCGGTAGGAGCATTGCTTGATCCGGTGACCACCGCTGCAGGTTGAGGTGGAAAGTTTCTGTGAACCGGGTAGATGTTCGTTGCCCGTTACAATACCTGTGGTGGCACTGCGACTGCCCGGATCCGCTTGCGGCCTTTGGGTCCCGAACCGACTTCACGCCGGACGTCCGGAGAAGCAACAATCCTCAGGACAAACATCATGATTCGCCGGAAACCGGCCGATCGCTTCCCGTTCTGTGCCGCTGAGTCGCTCCTGAAACAGTTTGCGTACCATCCTGATGAATTGTGGGTGGATTCCCGGGGTGGAAGCACGACGCATATTGATGTTCAGGCGTTCACAGACGTTGCGAGCTTCGGTGTCCAGATCGAACAGGACTTCCATGTGATCTGAGATGAAGCCAATAGGTGAGAGGACCAGATCGCAAATGCCTTGACTGTGAAGTGTTTCGATGAAGTCGCAAATGTCGGGATCCAGCCACGGATCCTGAGGGCGTCCGCTGCGACTCTGGTACACAAGTGCCCATTTGTCTGTCGGCAGATCCAGATGGTTTGCGACCAGAGAGCAGCTTTCACGCAGCTGTTGCTCATAGTCACAGGCAGCGGCCATCCCGCTTGGAATGCTGTGGGCTGTGAATACGACCATCGGCAAATGGTTGAGATCCAGTGCGACAATTGCCTGATGAACACAGTCCGCAACGACTTCGATGAAATCCGGATGGTTGTAGAACACTCTGAGCTTGTCGACCTTGATTTCGTCCGCGTCAACTGCGGATCGGAATCGGATAACGTCCTCACGGTACTGACGACATCCCGAATAGCTGCTGAATGCGGACGTCACGAAACTCAAGACTCGCTTTACTCCATGGTCCTGCATCTCCTGGAATGTTGCATCCAGCATTGGGTTCCAGTTGCGGTTACCCCAGTAAATAGGAAGATCGATATGGTGTGTCTGTAGTTCCTGCTTCAGAGCGGCAATCAGGTCACGACACTGTTGATTAATGGGGCTTATCCCGCCGAACTTTCGGTAGTGGTCGGCCACCTCAAGCAGACGTTGACGAGGCACGTTACGACCGCGCAGTACATTCTCAAGAAAGGGAATGACATCGTCCTGGTGTTCCGGACCACCGAAGGACTGAATCAACAGTGCGTCATAATGTTCAATCTGCATCAAATTCCACCTGACGGCAGCTTAAGGGAACAGCATTCCTGCTGCCGTAATTCCTGCAGGGATGCTTTGAGTGCTGTTGCCGGGACCTGCCTGGGTTGTTGCTCCCAATGTGAACAAACATGGCTACTGTTGATTATCGACCGACGTGTGGGTACTCTCCCGGACTTATTCCGTCGGTCTCTTTCATGGTTCTGCCGGAAAATAATCTCTCTGTACGCAGACATTTTCAAAATGTCTGTCTGTCGAGTACGTCTGTGGTGAGTCGCATCGCCATTGGTATCTGAGAAGACGGTTGGTGCGTGTGTGACGCAGCGACGGTACGGAGCCTGTACATTTTTGAAAGTTCCGGAACAAAATGGGACGTTACACAGGTCCAAAGGGACGCATTAATCGACGCCTTGGCGTCAATGTTTACGAATCCAGTGGCAGTATCAAAGCGCTGGAGCGAAAAGAGTATCCGCCGGGCATGCACCGCCGGCGAAAAAAACCAACCAATTATGGCATTGGTCTGGCGGAAAAACAAAAGATCAAGTTTTTTTACGGACTTCGTGACCGACAGCTGAACCGGTACTTTTCCAAAGCTCGTCGCATGAAAGGCAATACCGGTGAACAGCTCCTGCTGATTTGTGAGGCTCGGCTCGACAACCTTGTGCGTCGGGCAGGGTTTACCCTGACGCGTCCCCAGGCTCGACAGGGGATCGTTCACCGTCACTTTCAAGTCAACGGGATTACTGTCAATACACCCGGCATGATGGTTAGAGCAGGCGATGTAGTTTCACTGCGAAGTCGTCCCAATGTGCAGAAGCTGTACAAGCAGGTTGTAGAATCATCTACAGCTCCACAGAGCAACTGGATCAATTTCGATCCGGGAACATTAACGGCTACTGTTACTGCTGCCCCAACATATGACGATGTCACACTTCGAGTGGATGTGGGACAGATTGTGGCGTTCCTGTCGCGTTAATGGTCCTTGGGTTGCGGAAGCACTGGCATTGAAACTGCGTGATGAGAATCACGCAGTTTCAGTCAGCGACCCCTGTTCCGTACGAGGGCTGTGTCGTAACGAAACCGGTAATGCGGCTTCACAGCGAGCACGCAAAACAGGCATTTCTCGCTCCGGTTCACCGATAAACTTTCCGGTTCTGTTATCCTGGAGTCAACCTCATCGGAGGTGTGGCTTGGTCGCAGACGAGCGCACCATGTTATGAGCCTGGTCAAAGAGGCTGTTGAGTCTCTGTAGTTTCGTCACGTCCGTCGGTCCCAAAGAATAACGCTTTGGTGACGCGTTTGCTGTAATCGGGGGCGTTGTGCCGTCGGCCGGCCATCAGGGAACACTCACGGTTGATTTGCGTTCTGCACATCAGATATCTGGTTTGGCTGCCGGGCCGGCTTCGGATCTCCGCAGAGATTGATACTGTTAGCCGGTAAACAGATCCTGTGTGACGATTATTTGCCTGTTCTATACATGCAGAGTGGCAACGCATACCATTACGGTGTCTGTGGCGAGACTAGTTGGATACCAAAGAATCCGTCGGATTACGTTCTGTCTCTCATCCAAAGTGGGTTCTGATCTGATGATCCAGAAGGAACAAGCGTGGATTCGGGGTAATGCTGTCACCTATCCGATCTCACGGCAGGGTGAGATTCACGTTGGGCGATCAATTCAATGCAGTCTTCGATTATTTGAGGACACGTCTGTCAGCCCGAAGCACTGTGTGATCGCATTTGTCAACGGACGACTGGAGGTCACAGACCTGAACAGTCGCACCGGGACAACAGTTAACGGTAGACGAATTTCCGGTCCGACACAGCTTCAGCATCAGGACACAATCAGCATTGGTGAAACAGAATTGACGGTTTTGTTTGAACTGAATCGGAATGATGGGACCACGCCTCCGGAATTCACTCTTAAGTCCTGATGTTCCCGGACCCGCGGTGCGCAGAGAGGTGTGGTGTTGGTCTGTGCTTTGATCATTGTTTTTCCTGTATCTGTTCAGGAAAACAGGACGTTGCCCGATTCGCTCACAACTGAATTTTGGTATTTCTTTCGGCGAGGGACGGTCCGATTACTTGTACCATTGCTCGCCATCACGATTACCGACATCATTTGTGAAGCCGTGGACGACAACGAAGCTGCCTGTGCCGTTTACATGTCATGGTTGAGTGTACACAGCGGCGACCTGAGCGTTGATTCACAACGCAACGGTAGTGCGGCTGTGGTTGACAATGGTTTCGTGAACCCACGCTGGTTTTTTGGATCTCGAGCCGTTTAAGCACCCCGACGTCGTATCGTTGCGTATTGACGGTCATCCGAGTGATTGCACCTGTCGGGGACCGAAGCGTTGAGTTCAGGATCCCGTGTTCCGTGATGGTGGTTTCCACGCTGTAGTTACGGTAACGCCGGCTGAAGCTGGTCAACTCCAGCATCAGACTCTGAAACTGGTTGTGAAACTCCGGTGTCCGGTCCCAGATTTCCCGGTTGTATTCAAAGAAGGACAACGTGTCGGCGCCTGACAACATCACCTGCATTGCCATGACGCGAAGTTCATCAATCTCCGGAAGTTTGCCATTTGGTGGCAGGAGCCACGTTTGCAAAATGACCACCAGGGGTAGTTTGCGCCGAGCAATCTGCATCATTCTTTGGCTGCGCTGGATCATGAAGAACACATCGTCAAGCGGTGCTTCACCCAGGTCGGGATAGGGCATGATCCGCATGACATCCGCCGCTTCGTATAAATATGAAAAATAGTTGTAATAATCCTCATCCCAGCCCGCCATCGGACCCCAGTGAGAGATTTCCAGACGCGTGCCGGGCATCTCCTGTTCGAATGCGGGTTTCAGTTCGTTGTAAAGATCAACGTAAAAGCCAAACGGAGTGTCAGGCGCATTTCGGCCCGGTTCGTCCATCACACTGAAACCGATGAGTCGATCCGGTGCAACTGCCCGGGCGCGTTCCAGTCCGGATTGGATTTCGTCAGGCTTGGTGTCCTGTGTCCACCAGTTGGCAAGCACCACATCCAGCCCCAAAGAGGTGGCAGCCGAGTGAAGGTTTGGCCGGTCCAGTATGACCTGAGTGAATCCCATCGCCTTGAGGTCAGCGAGTGCCTGTTCCGAACGCGGATCATACATTTCGAACCGTTGCGGAATCGTTGTCCGGATTGTCACATCAACATATTCCGCATTGTTGCGTTGTCGAATTTCCGCCGGGTCAGTGATTTGATGTGCCGAATCAGGCTGCTGATCGGCTGCAGACAAATCTGTGGCTGCCGCCTGTCGATGTACTGTGCTGCAAACCGCAGACACAAACAAAACGCAGAGAACGGTCCTTCTACTGTTCAATCGCAGCTCATTCAGTTTGAGAAATCCACCGGCTGACCTGGTCCGCCACCATGACACCGTCGGATTTATCAAGGGCACACTGTCACTTCTGGATCGGTTTCTGAAAGGAATCACACGGTCTGGTCCTGTTGTGTATACTACAAAAGTTCGAATTGCGCTCGATGCGACAAGGAAGCAGATGTCTTCGTCCACTGTTTGGACGAGGGCGAAAACTTTGGGATTCGGTACTGATTTAATATCAGGTAACGGTCGACGCTCTGTAAATTTCTTTGTACGGAGAGTGGTTACAGGTTCGAGATTTGAAAATGAAGCTCTCAGCGTATTCGGAAGTCAGCCTGAGTAAAGTTAAATGAATCTGCCGACAGGCAGAACGGGTTTCAATATGGCCTTTAAAGTTGTGTTGATCGGTTCCATTTTGGCACAGCTGGTCGCCACATGTCTTTCTTTGCGGATTAACGCACGTTACCGAAGATATTCTGCGTGGGCTTTGATTTCTGCGTCTTCCGTACTGCTCGCAATCATGCAGTTCGCTGTTTTGCTGATCTTTTGGGAAACAGACGGTCCACTGCAGGCAGACGGGCAACTGCAGATCGGTATCTCGTCTTCGGGCTGGGTCTCCTGTCTGAACACGTTGATGGTATCGGCTTTGTTGGCGTCTGTTCTGTTTCTGGGAGGAGTGGCACTGATCGAACCGTTGTTCATCGGTGCCGCAAAAGCGGAATCGTTGCTTAAGAAGGAAAAGAAGGAACTGGAGTCGGTCGTCCGGGCAACAGATGCTGAACTGCGCCTGGCACAGCAGATCCAGCAAAGACTATTGCCCCGCAGATCTCCGGACATCCCGGGATTTGACATTTCCGGCCAGTGCACGGCTGCACAATGGACGAGTGGCGACTACTTTGACTATATCAAAATGAACGACGGTACTCTTTGTGTCGTGATTGCGGATGTTACGGGGCACGGAACCGGTCCGGCGCTTCTGATGGCAACTACCCGTGCGCTTCTTCGCGCATTGGCCCAGGCCTCATCCAACATTGGTGACATTCTCAGTTCGGCCAATCGCTCGCTGTCAGACGATCTTGAACGGGGTTGGTTCGTTACCATGTTTGCAGCCGGTATCGAGCCGAAAACTGGGACACTGGTTTACAGTAATGCCGGGCAGAACGGATATTTCTTCACAGAAGACGGGAATGTGAGAACACTAGGGATGGAACGGCCTCCGCTGGGAGTGCTGAGTGATGCAGATCTGAGTACGGCTGACTCGGTCCAAATGAAGAAGGGTGACTCACTGCTGCTGGTAAGCGACGGAATTCCGGAAACAAAATCACCGTCCGGAGAATTGTACGGTCACAATCGAATGTTTGAGTGTTTTCGACAGAACCGCGAACAATCTGCGGAGCAGATTGTTCGGGCGCTCATCGACTCGGTGCGGCAGTTTGCTGATCATGCCCCCCAGGAGGATGATGTGACTGCCGTTGTTGTGGTTCGTCGCTGAGTTTAACTGCCCCGACGGACTGGGTTTTCGTAATCGGGGCGAGGTCATCTGTGATGCCTCAGGGGAGATCGGTGGTGACGGCGCTGGCTATTTGCCAGACTCCATGCCTGTCGCAGGCCGCATAGTACATCCGATATTTCTTCCGTCCGATACGGATCAGCGACATGTCTTCCGCATGAACGGCGTCCAGTCTGCTTCCCTCGTATCCGTCACCTTCAATAACACACGCTGCTCGGGTCCACGTCAGACCGTTGCCTGAATAAGCCACGTGAATTCTCGACCTGTAACCTGCCATGTCGGTTGCAATCGACGCCGAAGCAAAGGAGTCGCTTTTTCCGCTGGTGACGGCATTACTGTCAAGAGCTGGGTGCAGTGGTACCGCCGTTCCCGGTGGGACGTCCTGCCACGCAGAATAGAACATCGTCCAGCGATCGTCGGCATTCTGTGGAGCGATGACTTCGGCAGCTGTGATCCCTGACGTGTCGAACTCTGTCTGCTTGTCCTGCATGCGAAGACCTGGCTCCAGGGTGAAGTTCAGTCCGTCAGCTGTCATTGCGCTGATTACACTCGTAGAAATGGGTGGTCCGCTTCCCATACCATCGGCGCCGTACTCACGTTGAAAACAGTACAGTCGACCACGGCCGTCCGGAAGATGCAGGTATCTCGGACCGCCAACGCCACCAGGTGTCTGCAGTCGAATGCCGTTTTCTAATTCCCAGTGAATCATGTCTGTTGATACAGCGCTGCAAATCACAGTTGGTCGATCGGCTGAACCGCGAGATTCAACGTACATTCGCCAGTAATCACCACAAGGTGTGATCGTTGGTGCGAGTAAACGCAGTGACATGTACTCCAGTTCCGGCCGTGGCGCCAGACGAATTCCCGGCTCCGGACGAAATGTCAGCCCGTTGTCCGAAACCGCACTAAGAATATACCCCTGACATGCGGGAAATGGTTTGCCCGGTCCCACTGCCGTGTAAAACAGTCGATAGCCACCAGTCGGAACACGGACAATACAAGGGGCCTGAAGCTTTGAGCTGTCAAGTTCCCGGGAACCCGCGAGTCGAGCACCAGTTTCTTTTTGCCAGTTCTTTGTTACAGGCATATTGACGAATTCGTTTCGTTCAAAGGTACGGGCGTGAAGTCACGTGGTCCGCATTAAAAGCTGGCAGGTTTGTTTACTGAAAAATATTTGAAGAAATGCATTCCTGCCCAACCGTACAGTGGAGTGATAGCATGCTGTTAAGCGTTCGGCGAAGTTTGTTACATGTTACCGGTCAAAACCGGTCATACTGACCGTGAGCACTGCAAATTTAGAAGTCGCTTCCGTCATGGTAGAAATGTCCAGCGATCAGGACTCTGATTTCCTTATAAATATGGGGAATCCTGACAGTACTCTTCGCTTCCTGCTGGTTGAAGACTGTGCCACAGATGCGTATTTGATCCAGACACATCTCAAGAATGGTCTTGACCTCCCCCTTTTTGTAGAGCGTGTCGAAACCCTTGCTGCTGCAATCGAATCTCTTGCCGGGAGACGCTTTGATCTGGTGCTGCTGGATCTGACACTGCCGGACAGTTCAGGAATTGGAACCTTTTACAGTGTATTGAAACACACGAGAAATGATCCGGTTCTGATCCTGAGCAGCGATGAAGCGGGCGAGACTGCAGTCAAAGCGGTTGGTGATGGCGCTCAGGATTATATTCTTAAACACGAACTCAGTGCGCACACGCTGGCACTCGAAGTACGGTTTGCCATTGAGCGGAGCAAACGGATCGGAGCCGAACAGCAGCTTGAAGTTGCCCACGAGCAGATTCGGATTGCTCGCAAATTACAGAAAGGGCTGTATCCCCTGTCAGCACCGACGTGTGACGGATTCGATATCGCGGGGGCTGCCTGGGCAGCCGAGCACGCCTGCGGTGATTATTATGACTTCCTGCCCATGGGAGGTGAAAATGTGGGGGTCGTTGTGGGTGACGTCTCAGGCCATGGCCTCGGGCCGGCCCTTAAAATGGTCGAAGCCCGAGCAGCCCTGCACGCGTTCAGTGAATATGAAAACAACCTTGGCAAACTGATTGCCGGGGTACACCGTGTGTTCTGCGGCGGACAGCACTTCGCTGAGGGTGGTCTCTTTCTCACGTTGTTTCTTGGACGCCTGGATACAGCGAAGCGTGTTCTTCATTACTCTTCAGCCGGGCATCCGGCATTTCACCTTACAGCTGACGGAAATGTTCACACTTCGGTACGGATGGATTACCCTGTTGGAATTGTTGACGCAATGTCGGAACAAGATGATGAAAAAATTCTCCTGAATTCCGGTGACATCGTTGTCATTCCGACAGATGGCTTTTATGAGGCGGTGGGAAAAGGTGAAAGTTTATTCGGGGTCGATCGCATGATGGATGTTGTGAGAAACAATCGCGATCAAACTGCGAACGGTATTGTTCGTGCGATGTACACAGCGTCATGCAGCTACACACCGGAAACCCCTCAAAAAGACGACATGGCGGCAATTGTTATTAAAGTGCTATAAAGTTCTTCCGCAGTGTTAATGTTCCAGATTACGCAACTGTTGCAGATTAGACTTAAGACCGTCGATACCATGATGGATCAGAGTTCCAACGTTGATCAGCCGGTAGCCCTGCTCATACGCCTGTCGGCACTCGTCATGTGTGATAAAGGTAATGCCGGCTGACTTGCCGTGCTCTCTAACCTGTTTCGGAAAATCTGCCAGATATTGCTGCAGCCTAGGATGGTTAAACTGACCAATTACTCCCAGTGAGGCTGAAAGATCGGCGGGCCCAGCAAACACCACATCCACACCGTCAACTTCGGCGATAGCGCCAAGATTTTCTATACCGGCCGGTGATTCGACCTGCACAACGACGCAGACCTCTTGATTGGCTGCAGGCAGATAGTCGTCCCAGCTGACGTCCATCAGAGTTGTCCACAGTGGTGACACACCGCGGGAACCTTCCGGTGGATACTTGGCGAACTCGACTGCTCGTTTTGCTTCGTCGGCAGTGTTAATCTGAGGCACCATAATTGTGTCCGCCCCAATATCGAGCGCTTTCTTAATCCAGATTGGATCCAGTCCAGGAACCCGCACCATTGAAGCGCAACCCGCCTGACGGCAGATGATCGGCAGCCATCGGATTTCATGTGTTCCGTGTGGGCGGTGCTCCAGGTCAATCCACAGGAAATCAACATCGCAGTCTACGGTGTACTTTGCAACCGCTTCGGACGCATCTGCCAAGTGGGCTCCCCAGGCGGCACCACCGTCTTTTAGACACTGCTTGACGCGATTTTCAAACATTGAAAACTCCGAATTCACTTGATGGACTGAAACGTGTGTTACCTGCACCAACGGTCCACTGTCGTAAATTCCCGGACATTCGTCCATCGTGCGGGGCAAACTCGTGCATCGTTGTTTTGCCGACACGTGTGCGTTAGTCTGAGTCAGGATCAGCAGTTGTTGTCGGCAACGTATAACTTTGAGGAAAACCTGATGCCCATCTCCGTGAATCGGCGTGATTTTCTGACCCGTAGCAGTCTGGCTGGGGCTACTGCAGCATCAATGTGGTATTTGAATCCAGGGCCGGCTGCTGCTTCCGTTTCGTCGCTCGAAAAACTTAACATCGCTGCAATCGGAACTGGTAATCGGGCAGGCAGTAACATCGCCGGGTGCGAGAGCCAGAATATTGTCGCGGTTGCTGACGTCGATGCCGGTTTTCTGGAGGCGGCAGGCAGCAAATACACGGGCGCCCGGTGCTACCGTGATTACCGGGTGATGCTGGAAAAAGAATCAGACAGGATCGACGCGGTGATTGTGGCAACTCCCGATCACACACACGCCCCGGCAGCAGCAATGGCGCTGCGTATGGGTAAGCACACCTACTGTGAAAAGCCGCTGACTCACACCGTATATGAAGCCCGTGTCTTGGCGAATCTTGCCGCAGAAAACAACCTTGTCACCCAAATGGGGACCCAGATTCATGCCGGAGACAATTATCGTCGGGTTGTGGAATTAATTCAAAGCGGAACGATTGGACCTGTGCGGGAAGTGCATGTTTGGAAGGATGTGGATTACAGCACCGGACGTTTGATGAAACGAGACAAACCGGCGGGCCTGGATTGGGATTTGTGGCTTGGCCCGATTTCCCGACGGGATTACGTCGAGGCAACAATCAATGGTACACACCAAACCATCGCGCCATTTCACTGGCGGTGGTTCTGGGACTATGGAAATGGAGGTCTGGGTGACTTCGGTTGTCATTTCATGGATTTGGCGCACTGGGCTCTTGACCTGAAACATCCGACGTCCGTGGCAGCAACCGGCCCTGCGCCTGATCAGGATGCGACGACCTCCGGCATTGTTGTGAAGTATCAATATCCGCAGAGAGGAGACAAACCGCCCGTAAATCTGACCTGGTACGATGGCCCCCGCAAACCCGATCTTCTTGCTAAGTACAGAGACAAAAACGGTCAGCCGCTGGACTGGCGCGGTGGACAGTTGTTTGTTGGCGAACGGGGGGCTCTTATTTCAGACTATGGTACGCATATGCTGTTACCTGCAGATTCGTCAGTAGAGTTCCAGCGTCCTGAACCGTATCTACCTAGTTCAATCGGTCACCACAACGAATGGATTGAGGGCATCAAATCCGGTGGACCCACAACCTGTAATTTCAGTTATTCCGGGGCGCTGACGGAAGCTGTGCTGCTGGGAGTGGTTTCGTATCGCAGTGGCGAAACACTGGACTGGGATGCAGAAAATTTGAAAGTTAGAAATTCGCCCCGGGCGCAGCACATGATCCATAAGGAGTATCGAAAGGGTTGGACGCTGTAACGTTTCATTGAGACGACCATCTGGGTCTGGCTGTGCCACAACGTTGAATCGATTAATCTTTGTCTGATGGAGTCTGACGGGGGTTTCTGTGGTGTGTTACTGAAACAATCCGGCACAACAGAGAAACGAACAACTGCCGACGGACGCGGCAAGTGATGAAGCGGTCAAATACAGCGGTTGCCGCTTCCGACCGGTCTTTCGGACACAATGTCAGGTCCCGGACTTTTCCGGCCGAGACTGCCAACAAAACCATTCCGGACAAAACTTATGCAGTTATTTGATCGACGAGCCTTTGTTGCAACTGCCGGCAGTCTGACGGCCGGTCTTTCGGGCGTCAGAGCAAACCGGTCTGCTGACCGGATCAAAATCGGACAAATCGGTACCGGCCACGCGCATGCTTCGGGTGTGTTTTCACAGCTCAAACAGACTGATGATTTTCAGATCGTTGGTGTTGTTGAAAACGATCCCATGCGTCGTCGTGCGTTGGGTGAATCGTATCACGATATAA
This Fuerstiella sp. DNA region includes the following protein-coding sequences:
- a CDS encoding Gfo/Idh/MocA family oxidoreductase, which gives rise to MPISVNRRDFLTRSSLAGATAASMWYLNPGPAAASVSSLEKLNIAAIGTGNRAGSNIAGCESQNIVAVADVDAGFLEAAGSKYTGARCYRDYRVMLEKESDRIDAVIVATPDHTHAPAAAMALRMGKHTYCEKPLTHTVYEARVLANLAAENNLVTQMGTQIHAGDNYRRVVELIQSGTIGPVREVHVWKDVDYSTGRLMKRDKPAGLDWDLWLGPISRRDYVEATINGTHQTIAPFHWRWFWDYGNGGLGDFGCHFMDLAHWALDLKHPTSVAATGPAPDQDATTSGIVVKYQYPQRGDKPPVNLTWYDGPRKPDLLAKYRDKNGQPLDWRGGQLFVGERGALISDYGTHMLLPADSSVEFQRPEPYLPSSIGHHNEWIEGIKSGGPTTCNFSYSGALTEAVLLGVVSYRSGETLDWDAENLKVRNSPRAQHMIHKEYRKGWTL
- a CDS encoding aldolase/citrate lyase family protein gives rise to the protein MFENRVKQCLKDGGAAWGAHLADASEAVAKYTVDCDVDFLWIDLEHRPHGTHEIRWLPIICRQAGCASMVRVPGLDPIWIKKALDIGADTIMVPQINTADEAKRAVEFAKYPPEGSRGVSPLWTTLMDVSWDDYLPAANQEVCVVVQVESPAGIENLGAIAEVDGVDVVFAGPADLSASLGVIGQFNHPRLQQYLADFPKQVREHGKSAGITFITHDECRQAYEQGYRLINVGTLIHHGIDGLKSNLQQLRNLEH
- a CDS encoding response regulator, which codes for MSTANLEVASVMVEMSSDQDSDFLINMGNPDSTLRFLLVEDCATDAYLIQTHLKNGLDLPLFVERVETLAAAIESLAGRRFDLVLLDLTLPDSSGIGTFYSVLKHTRNDPVLILSSDEAGETAVKAVGDGAQDYILKHELSAHTLALEVRFAIERSKRIGAEQQLEVAHEQIRIARKLQKGLYPLSAPTCDGFDIAGAAWAAEHACGDYYDFLPMGGENVGVVVGDVSGHGLGPALKMVEARAALHAFSEYENNLGKLIAGVHRVFCGGQHFAEGGLFLTLFLGRLDTAKRVLHYSSAGHPAFHLTADGNVHTSVRMDYPVGIVDAMSEQDDEKILLNSGDIVVIPTDGFYEAVGKGESLFGVDRMMDVVRNNRDQTANGIVRAMYTASCSYTPETPQKDDMAAIVIKVL